One part of the Chryseobacterium sp. 7 genome encodes these proteins:
- a CDS encoding helix-turn-helix domain-containing protein — protein sequence MKKTDQTPLKFESLFEASQFFGLPKPKHPLISLMNGAHNLVLTDKLSQRHVLSFYKISYKPKLDGRIEYGQGYYDFNEGGLLFAAPGQVIGGNGNSDTVCSQYSLLIHPDFFLGYPIARKIKQYGFFSYSTKETLHLSEEEKNTVLSIFNFIESELNSRIDDFSHDVMISQIELLLNYANRFYKRQFITRKATSSTLLQKFEDLLDAYFKDEMSLSKGIPTVSYFAEHLHLSPSYLSDMLRSLTGQSTQQHIHDKLISEAKEMLSTTSLSVSEVAYALGFEHSQSFSNLFKTKTKLSPLEFRKSFN from the coding sequence ATGAAAAAGACAGATCAAACGCCATTAAAATTCGAATCCCTGTTTGAAGCGAGTCAGTTTTTTGGACTGCCGAAACCCAAGCATCCTCTCATTAGCTTAATGAATGGGGCGCATAATCTGGTGCTGACGGATAAATTGTCTCAAAGACATGTTTTGAGCTTCTATAAGATCTCCTATAAACCTAAATTAGACGGAAGAATAGAATATGGCCAGGGCTATTACGATTTTAATGAAGGCGGATTATTATTTGCAGCACCAGGCCAGGTAATAGGAGGGAACGGAAACAGTGATACGGTCTGTTCCCAATATTCTTTGCTCATTCATCCCGATTTCTTTTTGGGATATCCCATCGCCAGAAAAATCAAACAGTATGGCTTTTTTTCCTATTCTACAAAGGAAACACTGCACCTTTCTGAAGAGGAGAAAAATACGGTACTTTCTATCTTCAATTTTATTGAATCTGAACTCAACAGCCGTATTGATGATTTCAGCCATGATGTGATGATCTCTCAGATTGAATTGCTGCTTAACTATGCCAATCGTTTTTATAAACGCCAGTTTATTACCCGTAAAGCAACCAGCAGCACCCTATTACAGAAATTTGAAGACTTGCTGGATGCTTATTTTAAAGATGAAATGTCTCTTAGTAAAGGAATACCCACGGTGAGTTATTTTGCGGAGCATCTTCATCTTTCACCAAGTTACTTAAGTGATATGCTGCGTTCTTTAACAGGGCAGAGTACCCAGCAGCATATTCATGATAAACTGATCAGTGAGGCCAAAGAAATGCTTTCCACCACAAGCTTATCTGTGAGTGAGGTAGCTTATGCACTGGGATTTGAGCATTCCCAATCGTTCAGTAATTTATTTAAAACAAAAACCAAGCTTTCTCCTTTAGAATTCAGGAAGTCTTTTAATTAA
- a CDS encoding SDR family NAD(P)-dependent oxidoreductase — MIQQNRIWFITGASRGFGRIWTEAALERGDKVVATARKKESIADFEEKYGDNVLTLELDVTHPDQVKEAVNKAHQHFGKLDIVLNNAGYSLVGTIEEASADEIRALYETNILGPVSVIQAALPILREQGHGHILGTSSNLGHFTLPVIGYYSSSKWAFEAIHESLAEEIKQFGIKVTIIEPGAYATEFGSQDSLKFSQNLDAYNDFKAEFIKTIQSYERGNPNATPQALFKVVDAENPPLRFHLGSHNLPQVKAVYADRISLWEAWDEVSSAAQGE; from the coding sequence ATGATACAGCAAAATAGAATCTGGTTTATAACCGGAGCATCAAGAGGTTTCGGACGCATCTGGACAGAGGCAGCATTGGAACGTGGTGATAAAGTTGTGGCAACAGCCAGAAAAAAGGAAAGCATTGCAGACTTTGAAGAGAAATACGGTGATAATGTTCTGACCCTGGAACTTGATGTTACCCATCCTGATCAGGTGAAAGAAGCCGTAAATAAAGCGCATCAGCATTTTGGAAAACTGGATATTGTACTGAATAACGCAGGATATTCACTGGTAGGAACCATAGAAGAGGCCAGTGCAGATGAAATACGTGCTTTATATGAAACCAATATTCTGGGTCCTGTAAGTGTAATTCAGGCGGCACTGCCGATATTAAGAGAACAAGGGCATGGACATATTTTAGGGACTTCAAGTAATCTGGGACATTTTACACTGCCTGTTATTGGGTATTACAGCTCTTCTAAATGGGCTTTTGAAGCCATCCACGAAAGTCTTGCAGAAGAAATAAAACAATTCGGGATTAAAGTAACCATTATAGAACCGGGAGCTTACGCCACAGAATTTGGAAGCCAGGACTCCCTGAAGTTTTCTCAAAATCTGGACGCGTACAATGATTTTAAAGCAGAGTTTATAAAGACCATTCAATCTTATGAAAGAGGAAATCCCAATGCAACACCACAGGCGCTTTTCAAGGTTGTAGATGCTGAAAATCCACCGTTGCGTTTTCATTTGGGAAGCCATAATCTTCCACAGGTGAAAGCTGTATATGCAGACAGAATCAGTCTATGGGAAGCGTGGGACGAGGTTTCCAGTGCTGCACAAGGAGAGTAA
- a CDS encoding DUF11 domain-containing protein, which translates to MLTKAQAPGGVTGGLKYWYDAGVTATLTNWTDRASGFTLNQSESGTVLLSSGDTNSNYNPFYTFNATDAVHFTGVVDQTVLGRLHTTFAVGAKSGNTNAIYNHIFRFANIPTSGAAHSFGLGIDNTFSPIGDYVTLHYIDAAVPNVQNTSVSPVLNKMILMGAQASSIVSGNNKQVGYNGNFATFSGAISDGSLYPNLQVGGGIYGFAGRTPEIAYYNVSLSTQDRDKVDSYFAIKYGITLVQPQNYINSDATVVWNSSTNTAFNNNIFGIGRDIAGALDQKISHSINDNSILTASTINDFTSPNSIVTRTSLADKGFIMFGDNNINTGTTPVSCPALESGTERINKTWLVQETGTVGAAYIQVDISSYSVNSEIALYVADDSGFTTNTAFVPPVSVSGGKATFYYNFKNGQYFTVVGKTGPVTCQTCNGGKQTLQNAQAWFNGGTTGMNNNTLANVPLAGTAPTSGALSADISVTYPSGVEWIPTFFPRMFGTWTQLSRYDDLDGAAGKVSYTVNLKDVSGSKAAKASFQVAGITRLAGQAAVVKIIGYCGTTQVAPKLNYAYNATPELNALLRRYTIDNSTGTAIGTEPFLDFLDFATVNVDFEKPVEKIVIEWTINREQVFNKVDFLYIGDMSFVCVNPIEPNADNVNLIASYVESQLPTCEEGTLKVNIKNNNCIPKTININNVLPAGLQYVADSYVGLGAETPAYSGQNFSLNNLTVPSGNSYIYIKVKPSGAGTYATYFNYTVNGGINSPNPYRSDDDSGTTGFQDTSITFTPSTVITKPTVTKSVDRCFGTSSTELEYTVNITNNDANPITNVEFMDNLDAAQTYVAGSLVQSNFTANGTATFTGGLLYITGISIAPGQTAVVKFKVDTNNSATMAYTDTNGSKYLNNQATVSVDPQSQCGAANSVASNLLKILACTFCTKDPNTSPADTITKIGITIQAKQNGWPENIPNGAVALESKTKGFVITRTQSSMITNPVEGMLIYDTVDNCIKLYNGTTWNCVVRSCNE; encoded by the coding sequence ATGCTCACAAAAGCTCAGGCTCCGGGAGGCGTTACCGGAGGCTTGAAATATTGGTATGATGCTGGTGTTACAGCTACTTTAACCAATTGGACGGACAGAGCCAGCGGGTTTACCCTCAACCAAAGCGAAAGCGGAACTGTTTTATTATCCAGCGGAGATACCAACAGTAATTATAATCCGTTTTATACCTTTAATGCAACTGATGCTGTACACTTTACGGGTGTAGTAGATCAGACGGTTTTGGGCAGATTACATACTACTTTTGCTGTAGGGGCAAAATCCGGAAATACCAATGCCATTTATAATCACATTTTCAGATTTGCCAATATCCCTACAAGTGGAGCAGCCCACAGTTTTGGGTTGGGTATTGATAATACATTCAGCCCGATAGGAGATTACGTAACGCTTCACTATATTGACGCAGCTGTACCTAATGTACAGAATACGTCTGTTTCTCCGGTTTTAAACAAAATGATTTTAATGGGAGCACAGGCAAGCTCCATAGTAAGCGGTAATAACAAGCAGGTGGGCTACAATGGAAATTTCGCAACATTTTCAGGGGCTATCAGTGACGGAAGTCTTTATCCTAATCTTCAGGTGGGTGGCGGCATATATGGTTTCGCAGGAAGAACACCGGAAATTGCCTACTATAATGTGAGCTTATCTACACAAGACAGAGATAAGGTAGATTCTTATTTTGCAATAAAGTATGGTATTACACTAGTACAGCCGCAAAATTATATTAATTCTGATGCAACGGTTGTCTGGAATTCTTCTACCAATACAGCATTCAACAATAATATTTTTGGTATCGGAAGAGATATTGCCGGTGCTCTTGATCAAAAAATATCCCACAGTATTAATGACAACAGTATCCTTACCGCATCAACGATTAATGATTTCACTTCACCTAACTCTATAGTGACAAGAACTTCACTGGCAGACAAAGGCTTCATAATGTTTGGTGATAATAACATCAATACAGGAACCACTCCGGTAAGCTGCCCTGCACTGGAAAGCGGTACTGAAAGAATCAATAAAACATGGCTGGTACAGGAAACCGGTACTGTAGGTGCGGCATATATCCAGGTTGATATATCTTCTTACAGCGTTAACAGTGAAATTGCTTTATACGTTGCTGATGACAGCGGATTCACAACCAATACAGCCTTTGTTCCTCCTGTAAGTGTAAGTGGAGGAAAAGCTACATTTTATTATAACTTTAAAAACGGACAGTATTTTACCGTAGTGGGTAAAACAGGCCCTGTTACATGCCAGACCTGTAATGGAGGAAAACAAACGCTTCAAAATGCACAGGCATGGTTTAACGGTGGAACAACGGGTATGAATAACAATACGTTAGCCAATGTACCATTAGCCGGAACAGCGCCTACAAGCGGTGCATTATCTGCCGACATCAGTGTTACCTATCCGTCAGGCGTTGAGTGGATCCCTACTTTTTTCCCCAGAATGTTTGGTACATGGACTCAACTGTCCAGATATGATGATCTGGATGGTGCTGCAGGTAAGGTATCTTATACTGTCAATTTAAAAGATGTAAGCGGAAGCAAAGCTGCTAAGGCCAGCTTCCAGGTTGCGGGTATCACCAGGCTGGCAGGACAAGCTGCTGTAGTAAAAATAATAGGCTATTGCGGAACCACTCAGGTTGCTCCAAAACTTAATTATGCCTACAATGCTACTCCTGAGCTTAATGCTTTACTGAGAAGATATACTATCGACAATTCAACGGGTACAGCTATAGGAACTGAACCATTTTTAGATTTTCTGGACTTTGCAACGGTAAATGTAGACTTTGAAAAACCGGTTGAAAAAATTGTGATAGAATGGACGATCAATAGAGAGCAAGTGTTCAATAAGGTAGATTTCCTTTATATTGGTGATATGTCATTTGTATGCGTAAATCCTATTGAACCTAATGCTGATAACGTAAACCTTATTGCATCTTATGTGGAAAGCCAGCTGCCAACATGTGAAGAAGGAACATTAAAGGTTAATATTAAGAACAATAACTGTATACCTAAAACCATTAACATCAATAATGTTTTACCAGCAGGATTACAGTACGTAGCAGACAGCTATGTAGGACTCGGAGCAGAAACTCCGGCTTATTCCGGACAGAATTTCTCATTGAATAACCTTACTGTACCATCAGGAAACTCTTATATTTATATCAAAGTAAAACCTTCTGGTGCAGGAACATATGCTACTTATTTCAATTATACGGTAAACGGAGGAATTAACAGCCCTAATCCTTACAGAAGTGATGATGACAGCGGTACCACAGGATTCCAGGATACCAGCATTACTTTTACTCCAAGCACTGTCATTACAAAACCAACGGTAACCAAATCTGTGGACAGATGTTTCGGAACGTCTTCTACTGAGCTGGAATACACAGTGAATATCACGAATAATGATGCAAACCCTATTACCAATGTTGAATTTATGGATAATCTGGATGCTGCTCAAACTTATGTAGCCGGATCTCTGGTTCAGAGTAACTTTACAGCCAATGGAACTGCTACCTTCACAGGAGGCCTGCTTTATATTACAGGAATAAGCATAGCACCGGGACAAACCGCAGTGGTTAAATTTAAGGTAGATACCAATAACTCCGCAACAATGGCTTATACCGATACTAACGGAAGCAAATATCTCAACAATCAGGCTACGGTTTCTGTAGATCCTCAGTCACAGTGCGGGGCTGCCAATTCTGTAGCGTCTAACCTGTTAAAAATACTTGCATGTACTTTCTGTACAAAAGATCCTAATACCTCTCCTGCCGATACGATTACGAAAATCGGTATTACCATCCAGGCCAAACAGAACGGATGGCCGGAAAATATTCCAAACGGAGCAGTAGCCCTTGAATCTAAAACAAAAGGATTCGTCATCACACGTACTCAGAGTTCAATGATTACCAATCCTGTAGAGGGCATGCTTATCTACGATACCGTGGATAACTGCATAAAGCTTTACAACGGAACCACCTGGAACTGTGTAGTAAGAAGCTGTAATGAATAG
- a CDS encoding beta strand repeat-containing protein, with protein sequence MGILLTASISIFTNAQTPGGITPQLWYKADAGVNSSSGTVNQWNNSASPGTYDLIQQGTTTLPAYNTSQINFNPSVRFDGVDDRLAAANVPQNVTVSSATPYQSSQYIIYRQVGSTLNPLYNHSNGFGGTWNVGGNSNAGMLITNRSVGTTAPVVNEIRLQSANGTSNSINVYVNGQFKSSTFSNGNATVAAGTQSFWVGGQGLNNFVNADIAEIVIYNTTKTLERPQIESYLSLKYGITKSGDYIASDGTTTFWSSTTNSAYSNNIAGIARDDNSALYQKQSMSVNSGQQLLIGLTGMANTNTANTGTLTNMQSLVVGDNGLAKAPTTFVTNIPGVNSIFGSVWKVQNTGSVGTVRIMWPQGLNNLKLVQNSSDPTFASGNTITDMSANTQTINGVVYNYADVSLADGQFFTLAAFVQAPGGVLSGLRLWLKSDLGVTTSGTAVTNWNNQSVAGLSATQATAAKQPGFVSNYMNFNPGINFANNQEMALPNGSSTIFGTTNPITSFYLGNSTSTTGSRTVLEMHTSSGDNPTFEWRGTSFGMDLDGTSFQDNGYHASKTVAANTPYIISSGFNNLNAGGQIFNMFNGAFQNIRTGNTNISAIGANIYVGGANGGEYFQGSLPEIISYNTYVNNNTDIQKINSYLAVKYGMTLDQTTPLDYLNSAGTVIWNGTTNVAYNQNIAGIERDDASALNQKQSMSVNSGPQVTIGIAGALANTNLLNTNSFTSDYNSVMWGDNGLAKAPSVTISGIAGANYRFASVWKVQNTGSVGTVRVMWPQGLNNLKLVQNSSDPTFAAGNTVTDMSANTQTINGVVYNYADVTLTNGQFFTFAAFAQAPGGVISNLRVWIKADDNPNGNTTDNVAISTWPNRSPIGGNFSGGAASPNTIALQTTGPLYRNSSAMNINFNPVAQSTSTSGLGMINAFATAGDDYTMIALNKNANLGGFRNMFSFHGGSSLNSVSGSAGWFGSYINTPIAWPSAAGTAAYTVNIPAVTTFSATGAGTIAYQVNSVSKGSGGTLAKSGTNLVIGVDADGGPDDGVDIIMPENIMYNSVLNAADYNKVVSYVAIKYGVTLGAFASPVNYTSTNSTTVWSTAASTYQNNVIGIARDDIETLHQRIAKSQDATADIITISTNNDFTSANTSAAHSDITNDQFYFMTGNNGAATTYNAQNLMLRRWKVQSTGTAQNLYIKTSDSQATNLVYADDAAMTINVVNISLTGGSTPAIQIPNGKFFTFAKFTYCTHAPNNSPSNMITKIGITTQSKQNGWPEGIPNGAVALESKSKGFVITRTQSSSIANPVEGMLIYDTVSKCMKLYNGTSWNCVVRSCNQ encoded by the coding sequence ATGGGTATATTGTTAACGGCCAGTATATCCATTTTCACAAACGCTCAAACCCCAGGTGGAATTACACCTCAACTATGGTATAAAGCTGATGCAGGGGTTAATTCTTCGTCAGGAACCGTAAATCAATGGAATAACAGTGCTTCTCCGGGAACTTATGATCTTATTCAACAGGGAACTACTACTTTGCCTGCTTATAATACCAGTCAGATTAACTTCAATCCTTCGGTAAGATTTGATGGTGTAGATGACCGCTTAGCAGCAGCAAATGTTCCACAAAATGTAACAGTAAGTTCAGCAACTCCTTATCAGTCATCACAATATATAATATACAGACAGGTAGGAAGTACTTTAAATCCCTTATACAATCATTCTAATGGTTTTGGAGGAACATGGAATGTCGGCGGAAATTCCAATGCGGGTATGCTTATTACAAACCGTAGTGTAGGTACCACAGCTCCTGTAGTCAATGAAATCAGATTACAATCAGCAAATGGAACCTCAAATTCAATAAACGTCTATGTGAATGGCCAATTCAAATCATCTACCTTCTCAAATGGGAATGCTACAGTTGCCGCAGGCACACAGTCTTTCTGGGTAGGAGGTCAGGGACTTAATAATTTTGTGAATGCCGATATCGCTGAAATCGTGATTTACAATACAACAAAGACCTTGGAACGTCCTCAGATAGAAAGCTATCTTTCTCTGAAATATGGAATTACAAAATCCGGTGATTATATTGCTTCTGACGGAACTACAACCTTTTGGAGTTCCACAACAAACAGTGCATATAGCAACAATATAGCAGGTATTGCAAGAGATGATAATTCGGCTTTGTATCAAAAGCAGTCGATGAGTGTTAATTCCGGGCAGCAGCTTTTGATAGGGCTTACAGGAATGGCCAATACCAATACCGCCAATACCGGAACATTAACAAACATGCAGTCACTGGTCGTTGGAGATAACGGACTGGCCAAAGCACCTACAACATTTGTTACCAACATTCCGGGGGTTAATTCTATTTTCGGCTCTGTCTGGAAAGTTCAGAACACAGGTTCTGTAGGAACGGTAAGAATAATGTGGCCGCAAGGACTGAATAATTTAAAATTGGTTCAGAACAGCTCAGACCCTACTTTTGCTTCAGGAAATACAATAACTGATATGTCGGCTAATACGCAGACCATCAACGGGGTTGTTTACAACTATGCGGATGTTTCGCTGGCAGACGGACAGTTTTTTACCCTGGCTGCTTTTGTACAGGCTCCGGGAGGGGTTTTGTCAGGCCTTAGGCTTTGGCTCAAATCAGATTTGGGAGTAACAACTTCAGGAACTGCTGTTACAAACTGGAATAACCAGTCTGTAGCTGGATTGTCTGCAACACAAGCAACTGCAGCAAAACAACCTGGTTTTGTGAGTAACTATATGAACTTTAATCCGGGGATTAATTTTGCTAACAACCAGGAAATGGCTCTTCCTAATGGAAGTTCTACCATATTTGGAACAACTAATCCAATTACATCTTTTTACTTAGGAAACTCTACCAGTACAACCGGCAGCCGAACCGTATTGGAAATGCATACATCCAGTGGTGATAACCCTACTTTTGAATGGAGGGGAACTTCATTTGGAATGGACCTTGATGGAACTTCATTCCAGGATAATGGTTATCATGCCTCTAAAACTGTTGCAGCCAACACTCCTTATATTATATCATCAGGATTTAATAATCTGAATGCAGGCGGCCAGATATTCAATATGTTTAACGGTGCTTTCCAGAATATAAGAACCGGAAACACTAATATATCGGCTATCGGAGCTAATATTTACGTTGGGGGGGCTAACGGTGGAGAATATTTCCAGGGAAGTTTACCTGAAATAATCAGCTACAATACCTATGTCAACAATAACACTGATATCCAGAAAATTAACAGTTATCTGGCAGTGAAATATGGAATGACATTAGATCAGACAACGCCTCTGGATTATCTTAATTCAGCGGGAACAGTGATATGGAATGGAACAACCAATGTTGCATATAACCAGAACATTGCCGGAATTGAAAGAGACGATGCCTCCGCATTGAATCAGAAACAGTCAATGAGTGTAAATAGCGGCCCGCAGGTTACTATAGGAATTGCAGGGGCACTAGCTAATACAAACTTACTTAATACTAACAGCTTCACTTCCGACTATAATTCTGTAATGTGGGGTGATAACGGGCTGGCAAAAGCACCTTCAGTAACTATTTCTGGAATAGCCGGGGCTAATTACCGTTTCGCTTCTGTCTGGAAGGTTCAGAATACAGGCTCTGTAGGAACGGTAAGGGTAATGTGGCCGCAGGGGCTGAATAATTTAAAATTGGTTCAGAACAGCTCAGATCCTACTTTTGCAGCAGGAAATACAGTGACTGATATGTCTGCCAACACTCAGACTATCAATGGAGTTGTTTATAACTATGCGGATGTTACCCTTACCAATGGTCAGTTTTTTACTTTTGCAGCTTTTGCACAGGCTCCGGGAGGGGTTATCAGTAACTTACGTGTTTGGATAAAAGCAGATGATAATCCTAACGGAAACACTACTGATAACGTAGCTATAAGCACATGGCCCAACAGATCGCCAATTGGTGGAAATTTCTCTGGAGGGGCAGCTTCTCCTAATACCATTGCATTACAAACTACTGGTCCATTGTACAGAAACTCTTCAGCAATGAATATCAATTTCAATCCTGTGGCACAATCTACATCTACTTCAGGACTTGGTATGATCAATGCATTTGCAACTGCAGGAGATGATTATACTATGATTGCCCTGAATAAAAATGCCAATCTTGGAGGATTTAGAAATATGTTCAGTTTCCATGGTGGATCAAGCTTAAACTCAGTAAGTGGCTCCGCTGGATGGTTTGGATCGTATATCAATACACCTATTGCATGGCCAAGTGCCGCAGGAACTGCTGCATATACCGTAAATATTCCTGCAGTTACTACATTTTCAGCTACGGGAGCGGGAACTATTGCTTACCAGGTAAACAGTGTATCAAAAGGCAGCGGCGGTACCCTTGCAAAAAGCGGAACCAATTTAGTAATAGGAGTAGATGCTGATGGCGGACCTGACGATGGTGTAGATATTATCATGCCTGAAAACATTATGTATAATTCTGTACTGAATGCTGCAGATTACAACAAGGTAGTATCCTATGTAGCTATTAAATACGGTGTAACGTTAGGTGCATTTGCTTCTCCGGTGAACTATACCAGTACTAACAGTACAACGGTATGGTCTACGGCTGCAAGCACCTACCAAAATAACGTAATAGGTATTGCAAGAGATGATATAGAAACTTTACATCAGAGAATTGCAAAATCACAGGATGCAACGGCAGATATTATTACTATAAGTACCAATAATGATTTTACAAGTGCCAATACAAGTGCAGCCCATTCTGATATTACAAATGATCAGTTTTATTTTATGACCGGGAATAACGGTGCTGCAACTACATACAATGCGCAAAACCTAATGCTGCGCAGATGGAAAGTACAGTCTACAGGTACGGCACAGAATCTATATATTAAGACTTCTGACAGCCAGGCAACCAATCTTGTGTATGCAGATGATGCTGCAATGACTATCAATGTTGTAAATATTAGTCTTACAGGTGGTTCCACTCCTGCTATTCAGATTCCGAATGGTAAATTTTTCACGTTTGCGAAATTTACTTACTGTACACACGCGCCTAATAACTCCCCTTCTAATATGATTACCAAAATCGGGATTACGACTCAGTCTAAACAAAACGGATGGCCTGAAGGTATTCCTAACGGAGCTGTTGCTCTGGAATCGAAAAGTAAAGGTTTTGTTATTACGCGTACGCAAAGTTCATCTATTGCAAACCCTGTAGAAGGAATGCTTATTTATGATACAGTAAGCAAGTGTATGAAGCTTTATAACGGAACCAGCTGGAACTGTGTAGTAAGAAGCTGTAACCAATAA
- a CDS encoding helix-turn-helix domain-containing protein — protein sequence MTDDKEFRDQSVDDLKRKLISQYVYLMSGILLAYSVVFYFIIKDAFFAGCMLAYCVTMFYSFMIIRKSYNIKVLVHLYISYAPLFAGFIMLDFWKFSAATAMWLLPVPLGAHIFLGKKYIYIYTLYILLIIVAVSILTRFFVFDYFILNDVKVMVASDTFVGVSNIAVFGLLLYYNEKIRKAEIEANILTKIGFPEKEENLNISEEEAFTEKDKVAYPNLENTEKYNLLFNEIQDIVEYQGYYKDVGFTISQLSNILKSNNLYISKAIKLNGFSNFSHYLNTCRIENVKKLLQENDISKVTLMYIYTESGFSNQSTFNRVFKQIEGVTPSEYLSNLNIEE from the coding sequence ATGACAGATGATAAAGAATTCAGAGATCAATCTGTAGATGATCTTAAGAGAAAACTTATTTCGCAATATGTTTATCTCATGTCCGGCATATTGCTGGCTTATTCTGTTGTATTCTATTTTATTATAAAAGATGCTTTTTTTGCGGGATGTATGCTGGCCTATTGTGTTACCATGTTTTATTCCTTTATGATAATCCGGAAAAGTTATAATATTAAAGTGTTGGTGCATCTCTATATTTCTTATGCTCCTTTATTTGCCGGGTTTATCATGCTGGATTTCTGGAAATTTTCTGCTGCCACAGCCATGTGGCTTCTCCCTGTACCCCTTGGTGCTCACATTTTTCTCGGGAAAAAGTATATATACATTTATACCTTATATATTTTACTGATCATTGTGGCTGTAAGTATCCTCACCCGCTTCTTTGTATTTGATTATTTTATTTTGAATGATGTGAAAGTGATGGTAGCCTCAGATACTTTTGTAGGAGTCTCCAATATAGCTGTATTTGGTCTTTTGCTTTATTATAATGAAAAGATAAGGAAAGCTGAAATTGAAGCAAATATTTTGACTAAAATAGGGTTTCCCGAAAAAGAGGAGAATCTTAATATATCCGAAGAAGAAGCCTTCACCGAAAAAGATAAAGTAGCTTATCCCAACCTTGAAAATACAGAAAAATATAACCTCCTGTTTAATGAAATACAGGATATTGTAGAATACCAAGGCTATTATAAAGATGTAGGTTTTACCATCTCTCAATTGTCTAATATTTTGAAATCCAATAATCTGTACATATCCAAGGCCATTAAATTAAACGGATTCTCAAATTTCAGTCATTATCTTAATACCTGCAGAATAGAAAACGTGAAGAAGCTGCTTCAGGAGAATGATATCAGCAAAGTCACGCTTATGTATATCTACACAGAATCAGGATTTTCCAATCAATCCACATTTAATAGGGTATTTAAACAGATTGAAGGCGTTACTCCTTCAGAATATCTGTCCAATTTAAACATTGAAGAGTAA
- a CDS encoding helix-turn-helix domain-containing protein, whose protein sequence is MKFKNIHIGSMIDKRVKECETPMPRICKFFNCTEEDISEMYASKSLDTEILLKWSKILEYDFFRFYSQNLIFYSPASPAVKNKKDKSNSEMPYFRKNIYTKEVINFMLEMIESGKKTKSQVISEYNIPKTTLYKWIEKNKK, encoded by the coding sequence ATGAAGTTCAAGAATATACACATTGGTTCAATGATCGACAAGCGGGTAAAGGAATGTGAAACTCCCATGCCCAGAATCTGCAAATTTTTCAACTGTACGGAAGAGGACATTTCGGAAATGTATGCTTCTAAAAGTCTGGATACTGAAATTCTCCTGAAATGGAGTAAAATTTTGGAATATGATTTCTTCAGATTCTATTCTCAAAACCTGATTTTCTATTCTCCCGCATCACCTGCTGTAAAAAACAAAAAAGATAAATCAAACTCAGAGATGCCATATTTCCGGAAGAATATTTATACCAAAGAGGTTATCAATTTTATGCTGGAAATGATTGAATCCGGGAAGAAAACCAAAAGCCAGGTGATCAGTGAATATAATATTCCTAAAACTACTTTATACAAATGGATAGAAAAAAACAAAAAATAG
- a CDS encoding helix-turn-helix domain-containing protein: MDRKKQKIEQPYYKKIYTDILIAKFPEKLDECKSILSKEKLGVLDIIQLNQRIFGSEEISSENQRLRSYDDETIIQILEYQKKYKLNNTQLSNHYKLSRNTITKWKSCFKI; encoded by the coding sequence ATGGATAGAAAAAAACAAAAAATAGAGCAGCCTTACTATAAAAAGATCTATACGGATATTCTCATCGCGAAGTTCCCGGAAAAACTTGATGAATGTAAATCTATACTCTCGAAAGAAAAACTGGGGGTTTTGGATATTATTCAACTCAATCAGAGGATTTTCGGATCTGAAGAAATCTCTTCAGAAAACCAACGTCTGCGTTCTTATGATGATGAAACCATTATACAGATTTTAGAATATCAGAAAAAATATAAGCTTAATAACACCCAGCTGTCTAACCACTATAAACTCAGCAGAAACACCATTACAAAATGGAAAAGCTGCTTCAAAATTTAG